A genome region from Chloroflexota bacterium includes the following:
- a CDS encoding nucleoside recognition domain-containing protein encodes MAYLIGIVVAIVLGVVLKNSLFKSAGQTPFVMELPPYRMPTVKGIWRSMWQRTGSFIRKAWTIILAVAIVLWILMAIPVSGDGGFGDADVSDSLFATVSSAVAPIFAPLGYDSWQASSSLITGFVAKEVVISTMSQVYGAELPEEPPEPTTFLQDVGEIITSFVQATIDTVKSIPLIVGIDLFGEEVEEEPTALMQAIHFDFARSSGGHAALAGLSFMIFVLLYTPCMVAVAAARHEFGARWMLTSVIGQFVLAWAIAFLVFQGGILLGLG; translated from the coding sequence TTGGCGTACCTCATCGGCATTGTGGTAGCCATTGTGTTGGGTGTCGTGCTGAAAAACAGCCTTTTCAAATCCGCGGGACAGACTCCCTTCGTCATGGAGTTGCCGCCCTACCGAATGCCGACGGTCAAGGGCATCTGGAGGAGCATGTGGCAGCGCACCGGCTCATTCATTCGCAAGGCGTGGACCATCATCCTGGCAGTCGCCATCGTGCTGTGGATATTGATGGCTATCCCCGTGTCCGGCGACGGAGGTTTTGGCGACGCCGACGTCAGCGACAGTCTCTTCGCCACCGTCTCCAGCGCCGTTGCCCCCATCTTCGCGCCTCTCGGCTACGATAGCTGGCAGGCCAGCAGTTCGCTGATCACCGGCTTTGTGGCCAAGGAGGTGGTCATCAGCACCATGTCCCAGGTATACGGCGCAGAGCTGCCGGAAGAGCCCCCTGAGCCGACTACCTTCCTCCAGGACGTGGGCGAGATCATTACCAGCTTCGTCCAGGCCACCATTGACACCGTCAAGTCGATCCCCTTGATCGTCGGTATCGATCTATTCGGCGAGGAGGTGGAGGAGGAGCCAACAGCCCTGATGCAGGCCATTCACTTCGATTTCGCCCGCAGCAGCGGCGGACACGCGGCCTTGGCCGGGCTCTCATTCATGATATTTGTGCTGCTCTACACGCCGTGCATGGTAGCCGTGGCCGCGGCGCGCCACGAGTTCGGCGCCAGGTGGATGTTGACCAGCGTCATCGGCCAGTTTGTCTTAGCCTGGGCGATCGCCTTCCTGGTCTTCCAGGGCGGCATTCTGCTGGGATTGGGGTGA
- a CDS encoding FeoC-like transcriptional regulator: protein MLRQLLLEFETAQGPVNLTELTRKLGVDRSALDGMIAYWVRKGRIKDDQAPGPAQPAMCAGSSCGTSCSGLQECPFIVTLPRTFSLNERWDDGQ from the coding sequence ATGCTACGCCAGTTATTGCTAGAATTTGAAACGGCCCAGGGCCCGGTGAACCTGACCGAATTGACCCGCAAGCTGGGTGTGGACCGGAGCGCCCTGGATGGCATGATCGCCTACTGGGTGCGGAAAGGGCGCATCAAGGATGACCAGGCGCCTGGCCCTGCGCAACCGGCGATGTGCGCCGGCAGCTCTTGTGGGACCTCCTGCTCCGGCCTGCAGGAATGTCCCTTTATCGTGACTCTACCCCGCACTTTCTCGCTCAATGAACGGTGGGACGACGGACAGTGA